The DNA segment GGGGCAGGCCCTTCCGTCAAAAGAGGATTTGGCCAGGGTGAGAGCTGCCTACGGACTGCCGGCTTAGCCGGGAATCCTAAGCACTTGTGCTGTTCAGGGCAGCAACGGCCGATGAAAGGGTTGCCTGGGTGTGCCGCAAGACTCGTCCGACGCCTACGCCAATGCTCTGGGCACCACATACACGTAAGCCTGAACGCTGAAGCAAATCTAGGAGGTGAAAGGTGAGTTCGCTGTTTTCTCTGAAAGATAAGGTAGCTATTGTTACTGGGGGTGGCCGCTGGACAGGAAGGACTATTGCCCTGGAGATGGCTAAGGCCGGGGCTGATGTGGTGGTCTGTGCCCGAACTGTCGAGGGGATCGAAGAAGCGGCAGCAGAGATTCGCAGCCTGGGTCGCCGATCTCTGGCTGTTCAGACCGATGTTCGGGTGAAGAAGCAGGTGGACAACCTTGTGAAAAAGACCCTGGCTGAGTTCGGCCGTATCGACATCCTGGTTAACAACGCTGGTGGCGGCTCCATGGAGAAAGCCTTGGAGTTGGATGGAAAGGGTTGGGACTTCATGGTACGAGAAAACCTGAAGTCTGTATTCCTGTGCAGCAAGGCAGTGGTGGGCGCTATGATGAAACAGGGGGGTGGCTGTATTGTCAACATCGCTTCCTGCGAGGGCGTTCGGGCAGCCCCTTGCAATCCTGCCTACGGCGCAGCCAAAGCCGGAGTAATGAATCTCACCATGACCCTGGCAGTCGATTGGGCTCCTTACAATATCCGGGTCAACGCCGTAGCTCCGGGCTTCATTGCCCTCCCCGGTTTGCAGGAGTTTCTCCCCTTTTACCCTCACCTGGTGAACATCTACAATAAGGTTCCCTTGAAGCGGGCTGCGAAGTTTGAAGAGATAGCGGGACCGGTTATTTTCCTTGCTTCCGCTGCCGCAGGCTACACCACTGGCATAACGATTATCGTTGATGGCGGGATGACTAGCTCGACAGGATAGCTTCGGTCTCAAAGAAGACTATATACCCTGTTCAGTGCGCTGCAAATATGAGGATGCCAGATCTCCAAAAGACATTTTCCTATAGTCGAGGGCGACCATGGTTTCCATGGACTGGATGCCTGGGATGGGGCCCAGTTCTTCTGCTAAGAAGTCAGATAGGCCTATCGGGCCTGGAAACATCGTCTCAACAATGACATCATAGCGACCAGTCACTCGGATCAAGGACCATACGTTGGGCAGAGTCTGAACCTTATCCATGACTGTATCGATATCTCCCGGTGAGACTTTGATACCTACCATACCGAAGGTGCGATACCCCAGATGGAGCGGGCTGGCAAAGGCAACGACCTTTGTAATCTGCTTATCCAGAAGCCTCTGTAGTCTGGCAGATGCATTGGCCCAACTTATGCCAAGCTTCTTGGCTAAATGCGACACCGCCTGGCGACCGTCCTCTTCCAGCTCCTGAAGAATCCTCAAATCAAGTTGGTCAATGCTGAGGCCTGAGTCCTGGTCTCTTTGTTGAGCCTGAGGAGCCTTCTGTTCTTGTCGATCGCGCCAGGGCTCTGAATGAGAGGAGAGCGCGTCTGAGAAAGACATGATTCTCCAGTTATGGGAATGCGGTGGTGACAAGCAGACGCGCCATTCGATGACCATCATTGTTTCGGCGGATTGAATGCCGGGGATGCTACCCAATTCCCTGGCCAAGAAGATGGAAAGATCCGACGCGTTGGCAAACATGCTCCAGATAATGATATCTTGCCAGCCAGCGGCTATGGTCACCAGTTTCACATTCGGGATGTCCCGCAGCCTGTCGCTAACGCTACGCAGCTTTGCCGGTGATACCTGGATTCCTGTTAGCGCCATAAGTCGGTATCCCAAAGCCAAAGGGTTGGCAAAGGCTGTGATCCTGGTGATCTTCCGATCCAGGAGTCTTTGCAGCCTTTTGCAAGCATAGGTCTCACTGATTCCAAGTTCTCTGGCGAAATGTGATGCAGGTAGTCTACCATTGGATCGGATCTCCTTCAGAATCTTCAGATCAATGACATCCAAATTGGCGTCCATTTTCACCACGGTTCAGTCTCCGTCGTATTCCTGGCAGCGCTGCCAATATCATCGATT comes from the Chloroflexota bacterium genome and includes:
- a CDS encoding SDR family oxidoreductase, with protein sequence MSSLFSLKDKVAIVTGGGRWTGRTIALEMAKAGADVVVCARTVEGIEEAAAEIRSLGRRSLAVQTDVRVKKQVDNLVKKTLAEFGRIDILVNNAGGGSMEKALELDGKGWDFMVRENLKSVFLCSKAVVGAMMKQGGGCIVNIASCEGVRAAPCNPAYGAAKAGVMNLTMTLAVDWAPYNIRVNAVAPGFIALPGLQEFLPFYPHLVNIYNKVPLKRAAKFEEIAGPVIFLASAAAGYTTGITIIVDGGMTSSTG
- a CDS encoding Lrp/AsnC family transcriptional regulator — encoded protein: MVKMDANLDVIDLKILKEIRSNGRLPASHFARELGISETYACKRLQRLLDRKITRITAFANPLALGYRLMALTGIQVSPAKLRSVSDRLRDIPNVKLVTIAAGWQDIIIWSMFANASDLSIFLARELGSIPGIQSAETMMVIEWRVCLSPPHSHNWRIMSFSDALSSHSEPWRDRQEQKAPQAQQRDQDSGLSIDQLDLRILQELEEDGRQAVSHLAKKLGISWANASARLQRLLDKQITKVVAFASPLHLGYRTFGMVGIKVSPGDIDTVMDKVQTLPNVWSLIRVTGRYDVIVETMFPGPIGLSDFLAEELGPIPGIQSMETMVALDYRKMSFGDLASSYLQRTEQGI